In one Amaranthus tricolor cultivar Red isolate AtriRed21 chromosome 8, ASM2621246v1, whole genome shotgun sequence genomic region, the following are encoded:
- the LOC130821218 gene encoding peroxidase 56-like produces the protein MAANFKTSFFHLCVVVLIINSVEIEGNIKVGFYKESCPLAETITSNVVKKTLSVAPSLSGPLLRMFYHDCFVRGCDASVLLDSLAKQAEKDAPPNKILRGYEVIERVKTALEIHCPGVVSCADIVALVSRDVVVETGGASWQVETGRRDGVVSSINEALANLPPPFANISSLKQAFKQRGLNDKDLVVLSGAHTIGIAQCSSFLNRLYNFTGKGNQFFDPSMDPSYVAAMRKKCLKNGPNNLVEMDPGSSKVFDEHYYELVSKRRGLFESDAALLDDVETKTYVQTHKGGNAESFFKDFGVSMVRMGRIGVLTGNAGQIRKVCSKVN, from the exons ATGGCTGCTAATTTTAAAAcatctttttttcatttatgtGTTGTTGTTTTAATCATAAATAGTGTTGAAATTGAAGGTAATATTAAGGTGGGGTTTTATAAGGAGTCATGTCCTCTTGCTGAGACCATTACTAGTAATGTCGTTAAAAAGACTTTGTCTGTGGCACCTTCCCTCTCTGGCCCCTTATTGAGAATGTTTTATCATGATTGCTTTGTTAGG GGTTGTGATGCTTCCGTCCTGTTAGATTCTCTTGCAAAACAAGCTGAGAAAGATGCGCCACCAAACAAAATTCTGAGAGGATATGAAGTTATAGAGAGGGTCAAGACCGCATTGGAAATACATTGTCCAGGAGTTGTTTCGTGTGCTGATATTGTAGCTTTGGTATCTAGGGACGTTGTGGTTGAG ACTGGTGGAGCTTCATGGCAAGTTGAAACGGGAAGAAGAGATGGTGTTGTTTCATCGATTAATGAAGCTTTAGCTAATTTGCCACCACCCTTTGCCAATATAAGCTCTTTGAAACAAGCTTTTAAGCAAAGAGGACTCAATGACAAGGATCTTGTTGTCTTATCAG GTGCACACACAATAGGCATAGCACAATGCTCCTCATTCCTAAACAGGTTGTACAATTTCACCGGAAAAGGAAACCAATTCTTTGATCCATCCATGGATCCCTCTTACGTAGCTGCAATGAGGAAGAAATGTTTAAAAAATGGACCAAATAATTTGGTAGAAATGGATCCAGGAAGTTCAAAGGTATTTGATGAACATTACTATGAACTTGTGTCAAAAAGAAGGGGATTATTTGAATCAGATGCAGCTTTACTGGATGATGTTGAAACTAAAACTTATGTACAAACACATAAGGGTGGAAATGCAGAAAGTTTCTTTAAAGATTTTGGAGTTTCCATGGTTCGTATGGGTAGGATTGGTGTTCTAACTGGGAATGCTGGTCAAATAAGAAAAGTATGTTCAAaggttaattaa
- the LOC130821217 gene encoding syntaxin-112 translates to MNDLMTRSFLNYVDLKKQIQSDNETENSDAETWQQLNPIDQENLSVFFEEVNSIKAQMEEINNFLQDLQSLHEESKTTHSTKLLRGLRDRMDSDTITILRKVKSLNSRMNSLDKANIQNQRNSITFQELSSVDRTRVEVTNGLRIKFKDMINDFTGLREIIIHDNKDDFRRKYFRATGEEPSEEIVEKLMSGSLQIEVFEGRIGGADMDEKGRYEIVKDIQRSLNKLHQVFLDMAVLIEKQGEQINDIEQNVVNAGDYISGGTNNLYYAKQMKKNRRWVYWVWGIGFIILLVCLISLLALR, encoded by the coding sequence ATGAATGATTTGATGACAAGATCGTTCTTAAATTATGTGGATTTAAAGAAGCAAATCCAATCAGACAATGAAACAGAGAATTCTGATGCAGAAACATGGCAACAATTAAACCCAATTGATCAAGAAAACCTCTCTGTTTTCTTTGAAGAAGTTAATTCAATAAAAGCCCAAATggaagaaattaataattttcttCAAGATCTTCAGTCTCTTCATGAAGAATCAAAAACTACACATAGTACTAAATTACTCAGAGGGTTAAGAGATCGAATGGATTCTGACACCATTACTATCCTTCGAAAGGTTAAGTCTCTGAATTCGCGCATGAATTCGCTTGACAAAGCtaatattcaaaatcaaaggaACTCGATTACATTTCAAGAATTAAGTTCTGTGGATAGAACTAGAGTGGAAGTTACTAATGGGTTAAGGATTAAATTCAAGGATATGATCAACGATTTTACTGGTTTACGGGAAATAATCATCCATGATAATAAGGATGATTTCAGGAGAAAGTATTTCAGGGCTACAGGAGAGGAACCCAGTGAAGAAATTGTGGAGAAACTGATGTCGGGCAGCTTGCAAATCGAGGTTTTTGAGGGCCGAATCGGAGGGGCAGATATGGACGAGAAGGGGAGGTACGAGATTGTGAAAGATATTCAGAGGAGCTTGAATAAATTACATCAAGTGTTTCTTGATATGGCGGTTTTGATAGAGAAACAAGGGGAACAAATCAATGATATTGAGCAGAATGTGGTGAATGCAGGGGATTATATCAGTGGAGGGACTAATAATCTTTACTATGCAAAACAGATGAAGAAAAACAGAAGATGGGTGTATTGGGTTTGGGGTATTGGATTTATCATCTTGTTGGTGTGTCTTATTTCCTTACTTGCACTGAGATGA